The Dissulfurirhabdus thermomarina DNA window GTTCGTGGGCTTCGAGCGGGGTTACCACGGCGACACCATCGGCACCATGAGCCTCGGGGGGACGCCGAACTTCCACGGCCCCTACGCCCCGCTCATGATGCCCGCCTTCCGGGTGCCGGCTCCCTACTGCTACCGGTGTGCCCTCGGGAAGACCCGCGAGACCTGCGCCGTGGACTGCCTCGCCCCCCTCGAGGCGCTCCTGGAAGAGCGAGGGGACGAGATCGCCGGGATCATCCTGGAGCCCATGCTTCAAGGGGCTGGGGGGATGATCGTCCACCCGGCGGCCTTCGTCCGCGGTGTCGCCGAGGCGGCCCGGCGCCACGGGGTCCACCTCATCCTCGACGAGGTGGCCACGGGTTTCGGGCGGACGGGGCGGCTGTTCGCCCTGGAGCACGCGGGGGTCTGCCCCGACTTCCTCTGTCTCTCCAAGGGGCTCACGGCCGGGATGCTCCCCATGGCCGCCACCCTCACCACCGAGGAGGTCTTCTCCGCCTTCTACGACGACTACGAGAAGGGGACCACCTTCTTCCACGGGCACACCTTCACCGGGAATCCCCTGGCGGCGGCCGCGGCCCTGGCCTCCCTGGAGCTCTTCGACGAGGGGGCCCTCGATGCGGCCCGGCCCCGGATGCGCCAGCTCCAGGAGGGGGCCCGGCGCTTCGAGGCGCTGCCCCACGTGGGCGAGGTCCGGGGCATCGGCATGGTGGCCGCCGTGGAACTCGTGGCCGACAAGGCCCGGAAGACCCCCTTCCCGCCGGAACGGCGGACGGGGTGGCAGGCCTACAAGGCAGGGCTCCGGGAGGGGCTCATCCTCCGGCCCCTGGGCGACGTAGTCTACCTCTTCCTGCCGCTCTCCGTGACCGAGGCGGAGCTGGAGGACATCCTGGAGCGGACGGGGCGCGTCCTGGCCCGGGTGGGGCGGGAGGGGGCGGCGTGAACGGGCCCGGCCGGCCGGCGTTGGCCGAGTGGGCCCGGCGGCCGCTCCGGGAACTTATGGAGGCGGCCCTCGAGGCCAAGCTCCGCCACCGGGGAGACCGCCTGGGGTGCTGCGCCATCCTGAACGTGCGTTCCGGGGCCTGCGGCGAGGACTGCGCCTTCTGTGCCCAGTCGGCCCGGTACCGGACGGGGGCCCCGGTCTACCCCTTCAAGGACCTGGACGAGATCCTGCGCGCGGCGGAGCGGGCCCGGGCCGCCGGGGCGGAACGCTTCAGCCTGGTGGCCAGCGGCCGGGGGGCCTCGCCACGGGAGGTGGATCTTGCGGCGGTCGCCGTCCGGGCGATCCGGGAGCGGGTCGGCATCCAGGCCTGCGCCTCCCTGGGCATCCTCGACGGCCCGGCGCTGGCCGCGTTGCGCGATGCGGGGCTTTCCCGGTACCACCACAACCTCGAGACCTCGGAGGGGTTCTTCCCGCGCATCGTCACCACCCACACCTACGCCGAGCGGGTGGCCACGGTCCGGGCGGCCCGGCGGGCGGGGCTCGAGGTGTGCGCGGGCGGCGTCTTCGGCCTGGGGGAGACCCTGGAGGACCGGATGGATCTCGCGGTGGAACTCGCCGGGCTCCAGGTGGACTCGGTGCCCCTCAACTTCCTCGTGCCCATCGCCGGGACCCCCCTCGAAGGCCGGCCTCCGCTTTCGGTGGTGGAGGTCCTGCGGACGGTGGCGCTTTTCCGGCTCGCCCTCCCGGATCGCCCCATCCGGATCTGCGGCGGGCGGGAACAGGTGCTCGGGGGTCTCCAGGGGCTCGCCTATTGGGCCGGGGCGGATGCCCTCATGGTGGGGGGGTACCTCACCGTGGGCGGGGCGGCGGTGGAGGACGACCGGCGCTTCGTGGCGGAGATGCGGGCCCTGTGGCGGGAGGAAATCGGCCGGATGCGCGGCGCCGGGCCAGTCAGCGGATGACGAAGCCCGCGTAGCCCACCACCTGGCGGTCGTCGCCGGTGACGTCCCCCGAGGTGGCGTACCGGGCGAGCTCGGCCTCGGTGGCCCCGAGGGCCAGCGCCGCCACCAGGGTGACCGTGGTGGGGATGACGCCGCACATGGTGATGCCCCGAGAGGCCACGGTCTCGAAGAGTCCGCGCGGATCCAGGGCGAGGACCCGCTCGATGGCCAGCCGGTCCTTGGCCTCGGCCTGGTGCCGGGGTTCGTAGTGGGTCATGTCGGTGCTGGCCACCAGGAGGACGGGCCGGCCCAACCGCCGGACGGCGGCGGCGACGGCCTCCCCGATCTCCCGGCAGGCGGGGTAGGGGAGGTGGGAGAGGCAGATGGGGACGATCTCGAGGGCGGGCTGGCGTACCTGGAGGAAGGGGACCTGGACCTCCAGCGAGTGTTCGTAGACGTGGGCCGTGGTGTCGCGCTGGAGGAGGTCGGTGGCGGCCAGGAGGAGGTCCGCCAGGTCCCCGGCCACCGCGACCCGGCCCAGCGGGGTCGTCCATGTGCCCCGGTCCATGACCGCCGCGGGGGCGCCGAGGCCGGTGTGGTTCGGCCCCAGGACGACGACGGTTTCCGGGACCGCGGCCCGGGCATAGGCGGCGCCGGCCACGGCTCCGGAGTAGAGGTAGCCGGCGTGGGGGGCGACCACGGCCACGGCGGGCTCGTTGGACGGCGACGGGCCGACGTAGCAGAGGATCTCGGCCTTGAGGCGGGCCGGGTCGGCATCGTAGAATTGGCCGGCGACGGCGGGTTGGCGGATCATGGCGGCGCCCTCCCGGCGCAGGTGAGACGGTCCTATATCCAAAATAGGAACGAGGAGAAGACCCTGTCAAGGCGGTCGGAGGAGAAGGCGCGGGCGCTCGAGCGGCTGGTGGCGGCCTACCGGGCCCGGGACCGCGTCCTTTGCGCCGGGCTCGCCCCGGAGGATGCGGAGGCCGTGGAACGGCGCGGGGCGGAGGTGGCCCGCCGGGTCCGGTACGTGGCCGCCGCCGAGCGCCTCATGCCGCTCGCCCGGGCGGCCATTCTCGAGGCGGACCGGGCGGGGCGGGTCTTTCCGTCCGGGGTGGCCTGGTGGGCGGGCCGGCTCCGGGGCGCCAAGGGGCGGATGGACCGGGCGTGGTGGGCCCCGCGGGGGGGGATCTACCTGTGCCTCGCCCTGGTGCCCCGGCTCCTCGCCGAGCATTGGGGGCTCTACGGCCTCGGGATGGGGGTGGCGGTCTGCGAGGTCCTCCGGGAGTGGGGGGTCCCGGCCCGGATCCGGTGGGTGAACGACATCCTCGTCGGCGGGCGCAAGGCCGCGGGCCTCCTCGCGGAGGGGCTCACCGCCCCGGGGAGCGGCCAGCCCTACCTGCTCCTCGGCCTCGGCCTCAACGTGAACGCCCGGCGCTTTCCGCCGGAGGCTCCCGAGGCCACCTCGCTCCGGCGCGTCACCGGGCGCCGCTGGCCCATCGCGCCGCTGGCCGCCCACATCCTGGCCCGGGCGGGGCACGTGGTGGGGCTCCTTCACCACTGGGAGGCCGGCTGGCTCCTGGAGGGGCCTGAGGCGGCGCCGGCCAACCCGGTGGTGCGGGCCTGGCGCGGTCTCTCCGACACCCTGGGTCGGCGGGTGGTCTACGGGCTCGATGCGGAGCGGGCGCCGGAGGGGACGGGCCTTGCCCGGGACGTGGCGGAGGACGGCGCCCTCCTCCTCCGGCTGGAGGACGGCGTCGAACTCCGGGTGGAGACCGGGGAGGTCCGCTACCTCGGCCCGGCATGAAGAGAGCCGCCCCCGGCGGGCGGCCGGGGGCGGCGGCGGTGACCGGCGAGGCGGTCGTTACTGTCCGGGGTGGTAATAGGCCCCGGCCCCGGAGTTGTTGTACGGGAGGCCGAGGTTCTTCCAGCCCTCCGGGAGGGTCCGGTAGCCGAACTCGTCGGCGCCGCCCTCGAACCCGGTCAGCATGTTCAGGACCCGGTAGGCCCCGAGGGCCTCGATCTTCTTGGCCGCCCGGACGCTGGAGGGTTCCTGGAGCTCGCCCCCGGCGGCCACGCTCCGGTGCCCGCTGCGGCACATGGTGATCAGGGTCGGGTCCACGATCCCGAGCTCGTCGAAGGTCCGGATGAGGTCCTTGGTGAAGAACTTGTTGGGGACGATCTGGTAGGTGCCGCTGGTGGAGTCATAGGTGCAGACGGCCGATGAGATGTTGAAGACCTTCCCCTCGAGCCAGGCCCCCTCGCCCTTCTTGTTGGGGCCGGGGTGCCCCACCCAGACCCACTCGGCCTTGGTGCGGACGTCCACCAGGTAGACGCCGTCCTGGCGGAGGAGCTCCGCCGCCGCCTCGTAGGGCGCGGAATAGACCACGGTGCCGCCGGCGGTCCAGTCGATCACCACGCCCCCGGGGCCCGGCCAGACGTTGTAGGCCGGGTCGGGGATGAAGTAGGTGGCGCCGCCCACGGTGACCTCCATGGGGTGGAAGACGTGTTCCGGGCCGGTGGGCGCCGGAAGCTCCACGGCGAGCGCCGCCCCCGCCCATGCCAGGACCACCAACGCGCC harbors:
- a CDS encoding biotin--[acetyl-CoA-carboxylase] ligase — translated: MRRSYIQNRNEEKTLSRRSEEKARALERLVAAYRARDRVLCAGLAPEDAEAVERRGAEVARRVRYVAAAERLMPLARAAILEADRAGRVFPSGVAWWAGRLRGAKGRMDRAWWAPRGGIYLCLALVPRLLAEHWGLYGLGMGVAVCEVLREWGVPARIRWVNDILVGGRKAAGLLAEGLTAPGSGQPYLLLGLGLNVNARRFPPEAPEATSLRRVTGRRWPIAPLAAHILARAGHVVGLLHHWEAGWLLEGPEAAPANPVVRAWRGLSDTLGRRVVYGLDAERAPEGTGLARDVAEDGALLLRLEDGVELRVETGEVRYLGPA
- the bioA gene encoding adenosylmethionine--8-amino-7-oxononanoate transaminase; this encodes MNLMDVDRRCLWHPYTQMKDFEREDLLFVDRAEGIVLHGRDGRRYYDTISSWWCILHGHRHPRIIAAVKAQLDRLDQVHLAGTTHEGAIRLAERLVALTPPGLTRVFYSDDGSTACEVALKMSLHYWHLCGERRRTRFVGFERGYHGDTIGTMSLGGTPNFHGPYAPLMMPAFRVPAPYCYRCALGKTRETCAVDCLAPLEALLEERGDEIAGIILEPMLQGAGGMIVHPAAFVRGVAEAARRHGVHLILDEVATGFGRTGRLFALEHAGVCPDFLCLSKGLTAGMLPMAATLTTEEVFSAFYDDYEKGTTFFHGHTFTGNPLAAAAALASLELFDEGALDAARPRMRQLQEGARRFEALPHVGEVRGIGMVAAVELVADKARKTPFPPERRTGWQAYKAGLREGLILRPLGDVVYLFLPLSVTEAELEDILERTGRVLARVGREGAA
- the bioB gene encoding biotin synthase BioB, whose product is MNGPGRPALAEWARRPLRELMEAALEAKLRHRGDRLGCCAILNVRSGACGEDCAFCAQSARYRTGAPVYPFKDLDEILRAAERARAAGAERFSLVASGRGASPREVDLAAVAVRAIRERVGIQACASLGILDGPALAALRDAGLSRYHHNLETSEGFFPRIVTTHTYAERVATVRAARRAGLEVCAGGVFGLGETLEDRMDLAVELAGLQVDSVPLNFLVPIAGTPLEGRPPLSVVEVLRTVALFRLALPDRPIRICGGREQVLGGLQGLAYWAGADALMVGGYLTVGGAAVEDDRRFVAEMRALWREEIGRMRGAGPVSG
- the amrB gene encoding AmmeMemoRadiSam system protein B: MIRQPAVAGQFYDADPARLKAEILCYVGPSPSNEPAVAVVAPHAGYLYSGAVAGAAYARAAVPETVVVLGPNHTGLGAPAAVMDRGTWTTPLGRVAVAGDLADLLLAATDLLQRDTTAHVYEHSLEVQVPFLQVRQPALEIVPICLSHLPYPACREIGEAVAAAVRRLGRPVLLVASTDMTHYEPRHQAEAKDRLAIERVLALDPRGLFETVASRGITMCGVIPTTVTLVAALALGATEAELARYATSGDVTGDDRQVVGYAGFVIR